Below is a window of Aeromonas veronii DNA.
ACGCAGAGCTTCGGTGATCTCGACATGGTGTCCGGTCAGGTTAATTTGCATAACATCATCCTTTTGTTTTGCCTAAACCAGGCGTTTGCGCTGATTGGAAGGTGGGATAAACAAGGATTCGCGATACTTAGCGATCGTGCGTCTCGCCACCATAATACCCTGTTCGGCCAGCAAATCCGCGATCTTGCTATCACTTAACGGCTTGGCAGGATTCTCTGCCGTCACCAGCTTCTTGATGAGCGCGCGAATTGCGGTCGATGAGCACTCTCCTCCTCCTTCGGTGTTCACATGGCTGGAGAAAAAAAACTTCAATTCGAAGATACCACGGGGGGTATGCATATACTTCTGGGTCGTCACCCGGGAGATGGTCGACTCATGCATCTCTACCGCTTCGGCGATGTCATTGAGCACCATCGGCTTCATCGCCTCTTCACCATACTCGAAAAAGCCCTGTTGCTGCTCAACAATGCAACTGGCCACTTTCAGCAGGGTGTCATTGCGACTCTCCAGGCTCTTGATGAACCATTTAGCGTCCTGCAAATGGGAGCGGATAAACTGGGTGTCGGTGCTGCTGCGGGCGTTGCGGGCCATGGCGGCATAGGTCTCGTTGACCCGGATGCGGGGAGCGGAGTCGGGATTGAGTTCAACGACCCATTTGCTGCCCTTTTTTATCACGGAGACGTCGGGGATCACGTACTGGGAGTCGCTCTGGATGATGCCGTTGCCGGGGCGCGGCTCCAGCAGCTGGATCAGGTCCAGCACCTCCTTGAGGTCGCTCTCCTTGAGTCGGGTCTTGCGGGCCAGGGTACGATAATCGCGGTTGCCGAGCAGCTCCATGTGCTCGAGGATCACCTCCTTGGCCTCATTGAGCCAGGGGGTCTGAGGATCATACTGCTCCAGCTGGATCAGCAGACACTCCTGCACCGAACGTGCGGCAATGCCGACCGGATCGAAATGCTGCACCCGCTTGAGCACCGCCTCGACCTCATCGAGTTCCACCTCTACGTCATCGCTGGTGACGGCAACCTGGATATCCTCCAGCGCAACGGTCAAATAACCGGATTCATCGATGGCATCGATGATGGCGAGCGCGATGGCGGCATCCACATCGCTGAACGGGGTGAGCCGCATCTGCCACAGCAGGTAATCCTGCAGGTTTTCGGTGGTCTCTCCCTGATAGACGCTATCTTCCCCATCATGGATGGGGCCAGCACTCTGGGCGGTACCGGCGGAGTAGACGTCGTCCCAGGTGGAATCCACCGGCAACTCGTCCGGCATCTGCTCCTGGGCCATGGCATCGCTGGAATCCAGCTGGCTGGCATCAACCGGCGCTTCCGGGCTGGTCTCTTGCGCCTCGCTCTCTTCCTGCTCCAGCAGGGGGTTGTTTTCGAGCGCTTGCTGAATTTCCTGCTGAAGTTCCAGAGTGGAGAGCTGGAGCAGACGAATCGCTTGCTGTAATTGCGGCGTCATGGTCAGGGACTGACCGAGACGCAACTGTAATGTCGGCTTCATCTACGTCGGGATATCCTTATGTTCAGCGAGGCACTCGTCAAAGGAAATGAAGGCATGCCCCCTTACTATAGACTGAATTGATCGCCCAAATAGACGCGCTTGACCTGTTCATCGGCGAGGATGTCAGCCGGTGCACCTTCGGCAATCATCTTGCCATGGCTGACGATATAGGCCTTCTCACATACGTCCAGAGTCTCTCTGACGTTGTGGTCGGTAATCAAGACGCCAAGGCCCCTATCTTTCAGATGCTGAATGATCTTCTTGATGTCTATCACAGAAATCGGATCAACCCCTGCAAAGGGTTCATCCAGCAAAATAAAACGCGGCTCGGCCGCCAGCGCACGGGCGATCTCGACCCGACGGCGCTCACCGCCGGAGAGGCTCTGACCCAGATTGTCGCGAATGTGGGTGATGTTGAACTCTTCCAGCAACTGCTGAACCTTGTCCTCACGCTCCTCGCGGCTCAACCCCTTGCGGGTCTGCATCACCCCCATCAGGTTGTCGAACACCGACAGGCGACGGAAGATGGAAGCCTCCTGCGGCAGGTAACCGATGCCGTTGCGAGCCCGCACATGCATGGGCTGCAGGCTGATGTCCTGATCGTCGATGGTGATGAGACCGGCATCGCGCTGCACCAGCCCGACGATCATGTAAAACGAGGTGGTCTTGCCCGCCCCGTTGGGGCCGAGCAGGCCGACAATCTGGCCGGTGCCTACTTCCAGGCTGACGTCACTCACCACCATGCGGCGCTTGTAGCTCTTTTGCAGGCCCACTGCTTTTAACACTGCCATGGCTTATTTTCCCTACTTCTTCTGGTCGGCGGGCTTGTCGAAATTCTCTACCTGATCCGGCAGGAACACGGTTTTGACCCGCTGGCTCGGGCTCTTGCTCTCGGCAATCATCTTCTGTTTGACGATGTCGTAGCGGATCAGATCGCCATTGACCTGGCTATCTTCCTGCTTGAGCTGACCGTTGCCAGTAATGGTCACCAGCCGGTTCTTCAGTTCGTAACGGATGGTGTTGCCGTGGGCATTGACCGGCTTGCCGTTATCCAGGATCTGGAAGAAGGTGGCGGGTTTGCCGTAGGCAGTCATCACCTCGGCCCCTTTCTCGCCGGAACGGGTCACCACCACCTTGTCAGCCTTGATCTTGATGGTGCCCTGATTGATGGTCACATCCTCTTCGAAGGTGATGCGGTTGTCCTGCATCTCGGCCACCTGCTTGACGGCATCGACGTAGACCTTCTCGGCAAAGTCGGACTCTTTGGCGGTCACTGCACCACACAACAATAGGGCTGCGAGGGCCAGATTAGCGTTTTTCATTGAAATAGATGGCATGGCCTTGATCCAGTAACTCAAAATATTTGCGGTCCAGATGGCCCTTGAGGCCAACCCCTTGGGTCTGGAAATCCCGACCCAGAATGTTCACTTCCCGGTTGCTGCGCACATCCTGTGTCACCAGATCCAGCTCCAGATAGGGGGTATCCAGTGTGGAGATGAAGGAGGTGGGCAGCAGACCATCCAGATGCACCTTATCCCGCAGGATGACGTTGTCGCCGGTGTTGAGCACGCCGGTTTCGGCGGTCACCTTCCACTCGGCGGTACCCTGATCGTCATACATGTAGACCACCGGCTTGTCGAAGGTGGCCTGCTCGAGGATCTGATAATACTCGGCGTAGGTCGACTCCAGCCGCTCGGTGCGCTTGCCGTTGATATCAAAACGGGTGGTCACCAGATCTTTGGCGACAAAATCCGGCTGATAGTTTTCGATTTTGACGGTGCTCTCCGGCACCAGCTCAACCTTGCCCAGCTGCCAGGCAACCAGCGCAACCAGAAACAGCAGGGCAAACAACAGGGTCTGTCTGCTCATACCGAGGCCTCGGGCTGATAATCGTCATGGCCCTGCGCCTGCAAAATGAGGTCACACACCTCGCGCACCGCGCCCATGCCACCGCCAAGCCGGGTCACCATATCGGCACGGCTCAGCACCAGCGGATGGGCATCAGCCACCGCGATACCCAGGCCACAGGCGGCCATCACCGGCAGATCGATGGTGTCATCGCCCATATAGGCGGCCTGTTCAGCAGTCAGCCCCAGCTTGGCCAGCAGCGCTTCGAAGTGAGGCAGCTTTTTATCAGCCCCCTGCACAACATGAGCCACCCCCAGGCTTTTCATCCGATCGCTGACGATACGGGAGTTGCGCCCGGTGATGATGGCGATCTCGATCCCGGCATTGAGCAACGCTCGCATGCCCGCACCATCGCGGGTACAGAAGGTTTTCAGCTCTTCGCCGTTGTTTCCCATGTAGATGAGGCCGTTGGAGAGCACCCCGTCCACATCGCACACCAGCAGGCGGATTTGCGCCGCCTTCTCAAACTGGCTGCGCGTCACCGGACCATAGAGGGTCGGTACGTTTTGCATCAAATGACTCCGGCTTTCAGCAGGTCGTGCATGTTGAAGGCGCCGAGTGGGCGTTTCTCTTCATCCACGACCAGTAATCCGTTGATTTTTCTCGTTTCCATCAGCTTGACGGCTTCCGCAGCCATCATCTCTGGACCTACGGTAACACAGTTGGCCGTCATCACACGGCTGATGGGGGTGTGATGGATATCGATCTGCTGGTCAAGAATGCGGCGCAAGTCGCCATCGGTAAACAGCCCGGCCAGCAGGCCATTGCCATCGACCACCGCCGTCATACCGAGCCCCTTGCGGCTCACTTCCAGCAGCGCCTGGCTGATGGTGGCATCTATCCCCACCCGGGGCAACAGCTCGCCACTGTGCATCAGGTCGCCGACCCGCAGCAACAGACGCTTGCCGAGCGACCCGCCCGGGTGAGAGAGGGCGAAGTCATCGGCGGTAAAACCGCGCGCTTCCAGCAGGGCGACCGCCAGGGCATCGCCCATCACCAGGGTTGCCGTGGTGCTGGAAGTGGGTGCCAGCCCCAGCGGGCAGGCCTCTTTTTCCACCTTGATGCACAGGTGCACGTTGGCCTCTTTGGCCATGGTAGAGGCCGGATTGCCGGTCATGCAGATGAGCGGAATACCACGGCGCTTGAGTACCGGCAGCAGGGCCAGGATTTCGTCGCTCTCGCCGGAGTTGGAGATAGCGATGATAAGGTCGCCGCTGGAGATCATCCCCAGATCGCCGTGACTCGCTTCTCCCGGGTGGAGGAAGAAGGCCGGCGTACCGGTGCTGGCGAGGGTGGCGGCGATCTTGCTACCAATATGACCCGACTTGCCCATGCCGGTGACCACTATCTTGCCACCGCAGCGCAGCACCATCTCGCACGCCTGGTCGAAGGCGTCGTTCAGATACTGATAGAGTCCATCAATGGCTTGCTTTTCTGTGTCCAGCACCGCGCGGGCACTGCGACGAAAATCGAACAGTTCAGACACTTTCTCAGGCTTTACAGACATAAAGGCACAGCTCCGGGCCGAAATTAGCTGCGGGATTATAAAAAAGTCTGCCCGGATAAGCGAATCGGATGGTAAGTCCCGCTCTCAATAACGCTCTTTGTTGCAGAAAACTGTCGTGCAAATGGGCTGGCGGCCTGTTCAATAGTTGTTCCTTGCTGTTGCTTAGACCTAGACTACCCCATAAAATTCGCACCTCATTTACACCGGATGGACAATTGTTTGAACAATGACCTGATCACCATCTCCGATCTGACCTTCAGTCACGGAGATCGGCTGTTGTATGACGGGATCAACCTGACCATTCCTCGTGGCAAGGTGACCGCCGTCATGGGCCCGAGCGGCATCGGTAAAACCACCCTGCTGCGGCTGATCGGTGGCCAGCTCAAACCGGAGTCCGGTCACATTCTGTTTGACGGGGAAGATATCCCCACCCTCTCCCGTTCGCGCCTCTATGAAGTGCGCAAGCGGATGAGCATGCTGTTCCAGAGCGGCGCCCTGTTTACCGGCATGACGGTCTACGACAACGTGGCCTTCCCGTTGCGGGAGCACTCCGGCCTGCCGGAGGAGTTGATCCACACCATCGTCATGATGAAGCTGCAGGCGGTGGGCTTGCGCGGCGCGGCGAAACTGATGCCCTCCGAGCTCTCCGGCGGCATGGCGCGTCGGGCGGCGCTGGCACGGGCCATCGCCCTAGACCCCGACCTCATCATGTATGACGAGCCGTTCGTCGGGCAGGATCCCATCACCATGGCGGTGCTGGTCAAGCTGATTAAAGAGCTGAACAATGCCCTCGGCATCACCTCTGTCATCGTCACCCACGATGTGAAAGAGGTGCTGAGCATCGCCGATTACGCCTACATCATCGCCAATCGCAAGGTGGTGGCGCACGGCACGCCGGATCAGCTGCGCGAGGAGCACAATCCCGAAGTCGAGCAGTTCCTCAAAGGATTGCCCGATGGTCCTGTTCCGTTTCATTTTCCGGCAGGCGATCTGCTACAGGATCTCTGATGTTGATAAGTCAAATAAGCAAGCTGGGGCGGGTCGGAGTGCGGTTTATCAGCTCCATCGGTCGCGCCTCCATCATGTTGTTTCATGCGTTGGCGGGCAAACCCGAGCCGCGCAAGCACTTCCCGCTGCTGATCCAGCAGCTCTATGTGGTGGGCGTGCAGTCGGTGGCCATCATTCTGGTCTCCGGCCTGTTCATCGGCATGGTGCTCTCGTTGCAGGGTTACAACGTATTGAAGGATTTCGGCGCCGAGCAGAGTCTGGGTCCGCTGGTCTCCCTCTCCCTGCTGCGGGAACTGGGGCCGGTGGTCACTGCGCTGTTGTTTGCCGGCCGTGCCGGTTCGGCCCTGACCGCTGAAATTGGCCTGATGAAGGCCACCGAGCAGCTTTCGAGCCTCGAGATGATGGCGGTCGACCCGCTGCGCCGGGTGGTGGCTCCCCGTTTCTGGGCTGGGGTCATCAGCATGCCGCTGCTGGCCTTTATGTTCAGCCTGATCGGCATCTTCGGCGGCAAGCTGGTCGGCGTGGATTGGCTCGGCGTGGACGAAGGGGGCTTCT
It encodes the following:
- the mlaF gene encoding phospholipid ABC transporter ATP-binding protein MlaF, which translates into the protein MDNCLNNDLITISDLTFSHGDRLLYDGINLTIPRGKVTAVMGPSGIGKTTLLRLIGGQLKPESGHILFDGEDIPTLSRSRLYEVRKRMSMLFQSGALFTGMTVYDNVAFPLREHSGLPEELIHTIVMMKLQAVGLRGAAKLMPSELSGGMARRAALARAIALDPDLIMYDEPFVGQDPITMAVLVKLIKELNNALGITSVIVTHDVKEVLSIADYAYIIANRKVVAHGTPDQLREEHNPEVEQFLKGLPDGPVPFHFPAGDLLQDL
- the lptB gene encoding LPS export ABC transporter ATP-binding protein is translated as MAVLKAVGLQKSYKRRMVVSDVSLEVGTGQIVGLLGPNGAGKTTSFYMIVGLVQRDAGLITIDDQDISLQPMHVRARNGIGYLPQEASIFRRLSVFDNLMGVMQTRKGLSREEREDKVQQLLEEFNITHIRDNLGQSLSGGERRRVEIARALAAEPRFILLDEPFAGVDPISVIDIKKIIQHLKDRGLGVLITDHNVRETLDVCEKAYIVSHGKMIAEGAPADILADEQVKRVYLGDQFSL
- the lptA gene encoding lipopolysaccharide transport periplasmic protein LptA; this translates as MKNANLALAALLLCGAVTAKESDFAEKVYVDAVKQVAEMQDNRITFEEDVTINQGTIKIKADKVVVTRSGEKGAEVMTAYGKPATFFQILDNGKPVNAHGNTIRYELKNRLVTITGNGQLKQEDSQVNGDLIRYDIVKQKMIAESKSPSQRVKTVFLPDQVENFDKPADQKK
- the lptC gene encoding LPS export ABC transporter periplasmic protein LptC; translated protein: MSRQTLLFALLFLVALVAWQLGKVELVPESTVKIENYQPDFVAKDLVTTRFDINGKRTERLESTYAEYYQILEQATFDKPVVYMYDDQGTAEWKVTAETGVLNTGDNVILRDKVHLDGLLPTSFISTLDTPYLELDLVTQDVRSNREVNILGRDFQTQGVGLKGHLDRKYFELLDQGHAIYFNEKR
- the mlaE gene encoding lipid asymmetry maintenance ABC transporter permease subunit MlaE: MLISQISKLGRVGVRFISSIGRASIMLFHALAGKPEPRKHFPLLIQQLYVVGVQSVAIILVSGLFIGMVLSLQGYNVLKDFGAEQSLGPLVSLSLLRELGPVVTALLFAGRAGSALTAEIGLMKATEQLSSLEMMAVDPLRRVVAPRFWAGVISMPLLAFMFSLIGIFGGKLVGVDWLGVDEGGFWSAMQASVDWGEDIMQGAIKSLIFALVVTWIALFNGYDAKPTSAGISQATTRTVVHSSLAVLGLDFILTAVMFG
- a CDS encoding RNA polymerase factor sigma-54; the encoded protein is MKPTLQLRLGQSLTMTPQLQQAIRLLQLSTLELQQEIQQALENNPLLEQEESEAQETSPEAPVDASQLDSSDAMAQEQMPDELPVDSTWDDVYSAGTAQSAGPIHDGEDSVYQGETTENLQDYLLWQMRLTPFSDVDAAIALAIIDAIDESGYLTVALEDIQVAVTSDDVEVELDEVEAVLKRVQHFDPVGIAARSVQECLLIQLEQYDPQTPWLNEAKEVILEHMELLGNRDYRTLARKTRLKESDLKEVLDLIQLLEPRPGNGIIQSDSQYVIPDVSVIKKGSKWVVELNPDSAPRIRVNETYAAMARNARSSTDTQFIRSHLQDAKWFIKSLESRNDTLLKVASCIVEQQQGFFEYGEEAMKPMVLNDIAEAVEMHESTISRVTTQKYMHTPRGIFELKFFFSSHVNTEGGGECSSTAIRALIKKLVTAENPAKPLSDSKIADLLAEQGIMVARRTIAKYRESLFIPPSNQRKRLV
- a CDS encoding KpsF/GutQ family sugar-phosphate isomerase, whose product is MSVKPEKVSELFDFRRSARAVLDTEKQAIDGLYQYLNDAFDQACEMVLRCGGKIVVTGMGKSGHIGSKIAATLASTGTPAFFLHPGEASHGDLGMISSGDLIIAISNSGESDEILALLPVLKRRGIPLICMTGNPASTMAKEANVHLCIKVEKEACPLGLAPTSSTTATLVMGDALAVALLEARGFTADDFALSHPGGSLGKRLLLRVGDLMHSGELLPRVGIDATISQALLEVSRKGLGMTAVVDGNGLLAGLFTDGDLRRILDQQIDIHHTPISRVMTANCVTVGPEMMAAEAVKLMETRKINGLLVVDEEKRPLGAFNMHDLLKAGVI
- the kdsC gene encoding 3-deoxy-manno-octulosonate-8-phosphatase KdsC, with protein sequence MQNVPTLYGPVTRSQFEKAAQIRLLVCDVDGVLSNGLIYMGNNGEELKTFCTRDGAGMRALLNAGIEIAIITGRNSRIVSDRMKSLGVAHVVQGADKKLPHFEALLAKLGLTAEQAAYMGDDTIDLPVMAACGLGIAVADAHPLVLSRADMVTRLGGGMGAVREVCDLILQAQGHDDYQPEASV